The Tumebacillus amylolyticus genome window below encodes:
- a CDS encoding response regulator transcription factor has product MQTILIVEDEKPIVRLLQAYLTRAGYLVEAAMDGDEALVAYGQLRPALVLLDINLPRRNGWGVLEEIRKLGSTPVIMLTARGDVTDRLRGLQNGADDYIPKPFDPDEVVARVQAVLRRPPALVETDQVRIGSLAVDFTARSIALGGETLALAPRDWDLLAFFVRHPNQSFTRDQLLDRVWGFDYEGGDRAVDVAIKRLRQSLRDWPTEEGEIVTIRGMGYMLRA; this is encoded by the coding sequence ATGCAGACGATTCTAATCGTAGAAGACGAAAAGCCCATCGTGCGCTTGTTGCAAGCCTATCTGACCCGAGCAGGTTATCTCGTGGAAGCGGCGATGGACGGCGATGAAGCCTTGGTTGCGTATGGACAACTGCGACCGGCGCTGGTGCTGCTCGATATCAATTTGCCCAGACGCAACGGGTGGGGCGTTTTGGAGGAGATTCGCAAGTTGGGATCAACTCCGGTGATCATGCTGACTGCTCGCGGCGACGTCACCGACCGCCTGCGCGGGTTGCAAAACGGCGCCGATGATTACATACCGAAGCCCTTTGACCCGGACGAGGTCGTCGCTCGAGTCCAAGCGGTTTTGCGCCGACCTCCCGCGCTGGTGGAAACCGACCAAGTGCGCATCGGCAGTTTGGCGGTGGACTTTACCGCCCGTTCCATTGCGCTGGGCGGCGAAACGTTAGCTCTGGCTCCGAGAGACTGGGATTTGCTCGCCTTTTTCGTCCGCCATCCCAACCAAAGTTTCACCCGCGACCAATTGCTGGATCGTGTGTGGGGCTTCGATTACGAGGGCGGAGATCGAGCGGTCGATGTGGCGATCAAACGCCTGCGTCAATCCCTGCGCGACTGGCCGACCGAAGAAGGAGAGATCGTGACGATCCGCGGCATGGGGTATATGCTCCGTGCGTAG
- a CDS encoding ATP-binding protein codes for MRSRWLRFWRQRTEPVPLLTVWTWRYLLVLVGSLAFLVVLAGLWLQSNAYDQAYEMMNLRANQLADSVGQTMASGGSLDKLKPYRDLHSEWYIVQIFDDNNHELLFLKGKNPTVPGEVRLQSTKRDSVLANNVIQEEIETNDQNWLRVGAPILLNDDRTYALYLTLPEKIAIPRVNRQFGWAVIQIVGVALAGWIVIYFLSKRLTRPLRQLARAARQIAEGGYDPVLPEGVKEQELQQLLVSFRDMASRLKQLEQMRTDLLAGVSHELRTPLTSIRGMIQAVQSKVVTDEEAEEFLQISLDESKRLQSMVEQLLHVSAIQTGAQEFSRETVDLISLVEEVIQQLSVLPTFASVQFERNLPPAPVWVSGDAGALRQILLNLLNNSKHARPTSVTPLTIRLTAQAVGGQVLLDVADNGTGIPPEEQLYIFERFYRGQERPRGSHGLGLGLTLSRLLARGQGGDLLLIKSSEQGTTFRLLMKKTPPH; via the coding sequence GTGCGTAGTCGTTGGCTGAGATTCTGGCGACAGCGCACAGAGCCCGTGCCGCTTCTGACCGTCTGGACGTGGCGGTATCTGTTGGTGTTGGTCGGAAGTCTCGCGTTCTTGGTGGTGTTGGCAGGGCTTTGGTTGCAAAGCAACGCGTACGACCAAGCGTACGAGATGATGAATTTGCGCGCCAACCAATTGGCCGACTCTGTGGGACAGACGATGGCATCCGGCGGTTCGCTTGATAAATTGAAGCCGTACCGCGATTTGCACAGCGAGTGGTACATCGTGCAGATTTTCGACGACAACAACCATGAACTGCTTTTTTTAAAAGGGAAAAATCCGACAGTCCCCGGTGAAGTTCGTTTGCAATCGACAAAACGAGATTCCGTGTTGGCGAACAACGTCATTCAGGAAGAAATCGAGACGAACGATCAAAATTGGTTGCGCGTCGGCGCGCCCATCCTTCTGAACGATGACCGGACGTATGCGCTCTATCTCACGTTGCCTGAAAAAATCGCCATCCCCCGCGTCAACCGCCAGTTCGGGTGGGCGGTCATCCAGATTGTCGGTGTCGCACTGGCCGGATGGATCGTCATCTACTTCCTGTCCAAACGACTGACCCGACCCTTGCGCCAATTGGCACGAGCGGCTCGGCAGATCGCAGAAGGCGGATACGACCCCGTATTGCCTGAAGGCGTCAAGGAGCAAGAGCTGCAACAACTCCTCGTCTCCTTCCGCGACATGGCCTCGCGCTTAAAACAACTGGAGCAGATGCGCACCGACCTCCTCGCGGGGGTTTCGCACGAATTGCGCACACCGCTCACGTCCATTCGCGGCATGATCCAAGCGGTGCAGAGCAAAGTCGTCACCGACGAAGAAGCGGAGGAATTCCTCCAAATCTCGCTGGATGAGTCGAAACGGTTGCAAAGCATGGTCGAACAACTCCTGCACGTCTCCGCCATCCAGACGGGCGCTCAGGAGTTTTCGCGGGAGACGGTGGACCTCATCTCGCTCGTCGAGGAAGTCATCCAGCAATTGAGCGTCTTGCCGACGTTTGCTTCCGTGCAGTTTGAGCGCAACCTCCCGCCTGCCCCAGTTTGGGTGAGCGGTGACGCCGGCGCGTTGCGCCAGATTCTCCTCAACCTGCTCAACAACTCCAAGCATGCCCGTCCAACCTCCGTCACACCGCTCACCATTCGGCTGACAGCTCAGGCGGTGGGCGGTCAAGTCCTTCTCGACGTGGCGGACAACGGAACCGGCATTCCGCCGGAGGAGCAGTTGTATATCTTCGAACGCTTCTATCGTGGGCAGGAACGCCCGCGTGGGAGTCACGGCCTTGGACTCGGCCTCACGTTGTCACGATTGTTGGCACGCGGACAGGGCGGAGATTTGCTCTTGATCAAGTCGTCCGAACAGGGCACCACGTTCCGTCTGCTCATGAAAAAAACGCCCCCGCACTAA
- a CDS encoding aminopeptidase, with the protein MKLLDTTPAFLALYDREEPLTVEDLDVYYAQYPTLFDSIYFNGHCPRTPERLQATLEKYPTHSDRLRNVIAQLPAIIEECAETISLYLGVEFEIDATLLVGAYGSNAWVDTRCRLYFAVEKLSDDPQHLRSIVMHELGHAFHFVMLGRAGMDWSKLKDDGYTSLYFEGIATYLTQQLVPGLPDWVYYSYEEDGEEWLNFCRSHEAEISNRFHQDLADYTHASQIEWFRLRGGSHFGHNRLGYYLGTEFVKALRETHDLTETMTFWAREELSAKVLTWLEPKRTPTA; encoded by the coding sequence TTGAAACTGCTCGATACGACTCCGGCGTTTCTCGCGCTGTACGACCGCGAAGAGCCGTTGACGGTGGAGGACTTGGACGTCTATTACGCCCAGTACCCCACACTTTTTGACTCTATCTATTTTAACGGACATTGCCCGCGTACCCCCGAACGACTTCAAGCCACTCTTGAAAAATACCCGACCCATTCCGACCGTCTGCGAAACGTGATCGCACAACTGCCCGCGATCATCGAAGAGTGCGCCGAAACCATTTCCCTCTATCTCGGGGTGGAGTTTGAAATTGACGCAACTCTGCTCGTCGGTGCCTATGGCTCCAACGCGTGGGTCGATACCAGATGTCGTCTCTACTTCGCCGTCGAAAAGCTCTCCGATGACCCGCAACATCTGCGTTCGATCGTGATGCACGAATTGGGTCATGCCTTCCACTTCGTCATGCTTGGCCGTGCCGGTATGGATTGGAGCAAGCTCAAGGATGACGGCTACACTTCGCTCTACTTCGAAGGCATCGCGACCTATTTGACCCAACAGCTCGTCCCCGGTTTGCCGGATTGGGTCTACTACTCCTACGAAGAAGACGGCGAGGAATGGCTGAACTTCTGTCGCTCGCATGAGGCTGAAATCTCGAACCGTTTCCACCAAGACCTCGCGGATTATACGCACGCCTCTCAAATCGAGTGGTTCCGCCTCCGTGGAGGCAGCCATTTCGGCCACAACCGCCTCGGCTACTACTTGGGCACAGAGTTTGTCAAAGCTCTGCGCGAGACTCACGATCTCACCGAGACGATGACGTTTTGGGCACGTGAGGAACTCTCGGCAAAAGTCCTGACATGGCTGGAACCAAAAAGAACGCCCACCGCTTAG
- a CDS encoding alanine racemase, giving the protein MTEFWQQEMAKTVDELETPMVLVHRAKLEQNVREMAEFAREHGVRLRPHLKTHKTWEIAELQLAAGAVGLTCAKLGEATVFLERGARDVLVAYPLVGPKIRRLFELMAQYPQAVLQTLTAELAHAQALSEAAVAQGVQLKVWLKVDSGLKRVGVEPGERAAQLFREMAQLPGLDVQGFLTHAGHAYGAQTPEQVRAIGEYEAHCLLETMALVQSQGEIQSQKQNASSLAVSVGSTPTVRISGAVSGVTEIRPGNYVFCDATQIRLGVVRPERVSLRVLSRVVSRPAGDRIVIDAGAKTLALDRGAHGSDALQGYGLIVGHEHAVIERLSEEHGVVRIPTDSHIRVGDVLEIIPNHSCPVANLTDHLTVLNHDGSLSVWSVIARGQTI; this is encoded by the coding sequence ATGACGGAATTCTGGCAGCAGGAAATGGCGAAAACGGTCGATGAATTGGAGACACCGATGGTGCTGGTTCATCGGGCGAAGCTGGAGCAGAACGTACGGGAGATGGCGGAGTTCGCTCGGGAGCATGGCGTCCGCTTGCGACCGCACTTGAAAACGCACAAGACGTGGGAGATTGCCGAACTGCAACTGGCGGCGGGAGCTGTGGGGCTGACGTGTGCGAAGCTCGGGGAAGCAACCGTGTTTCTGGAACGCGGGGCTCGGGATGTGTTGGTGGCGTATCCGTTGGTTGGGCCCAAGATTCGGCGGCTGTTTGAGTTGATGGCGCAGTACCCGCAGGCTGTGTTGCAGACGCTGACGGCGGAGTTGGCGCATGCACAAGCGCTCTCCGAAGCGGCAGTGGCGCAAGGGGTGCAGCTGAAAGTATGGCTCAAGGTGGATTCTGGATTGAAGCGTGTGGGAGTTGAGCCGGGGGAAAGGGCTGCTCAACTTTTTCGAGAGATGGCGCAACTTCCGGGGCTTGACGTGCAAGGGTTCCTGACGCACGCAGGACATGCATACGGCGCCCAAACGCCGGAGCAAGTACGGGCAATCGGCGAGTACGAAGCGCATTGCCTCTTGGAGACGATGGCGTTGGTGCAGAGCCAAGGCGAAATCCAAAGCCAAAAACAGAATGCGTCGTCCCTCGCAGTTTCCGTTGGCTCGACACCGACCGTTCGGATTTCGGGGGCTGTGAGTGGTGTGACGGAGATTCGGCCGGGTAATTATGTGTTCTGCGATGCCACGCAGATTCGACTGGGGGTTGTGCGCCCAGAGCGAGTTTCGTTGCGCGTGCTGAGTCGTGTGGTGTCTCGACCTGCAGGAGATCGGATTGTCATCGATGCGGGAGCCAAGACGCTCGCGTTGGACCGTGGTGCCCACGGCAGCGATGCGTTGCAGGGCTACGGTTTGATCGTCGGGCATGAACACGCCGTCATCGAACGCCTCTCCGAAGAACACGGGGTCGTACGCATCCCAACCGACAGCCACATCCGCGTCGGGGACGTGCTGGAAATTATCCCGAACCACTCCTGCCCCGTCGCCAACCTCACCGACCATCTGACCGTCTTGAACCATGATGGCTCCCTGTCTGTGTGGTCCGTCATTGCACGCGGACAAACCATCTAG